Proteins from a single region of Amblyomma americanum isolate KBUSLIRL-KWMA chromosome 10, ASM5285725v1, whole genome shotgun sequence:
- the LOC144106507 gene encoding uncharacterized protein LOC144106507, whose translation MASHLKSAVVGIVFTLAPLLALLQAVSSAEVALVPDVCSWTTTRNCYAQLVPGYMDELLPDAEGNFNDKEYAKVCRELPMHSRCYNQLSICPDELKANFSFFEEGYRRLRDFTCDRNELKGVYKLFACLDENLVKECTRKYLLQVSEGHYHDCREASVNSMCVDETSHQSCPVGYEASRGSFKKLNSSVQMLLGCERSSQATVVPHSIIMALVVAIFFLRVQSA comes from the exons ATGGCATCACACCTCAAAAGCGCGGTTGTGGGCATCGTCTTCACGTTGGCGCCACTGCTTGCTCTTCTTCAAGCTGTGTCTTCAGCAGAAG TAGCACTAGTCCCAGATGTTTGTTCCTGGACGACGACGCGAAACTGCTACGCCCAGCTAGTTCCTGGCTATATGGACGAGCTCCTGCCGGACGCAGAGGGAAATTTTAACGACAAAGAGTACGCCAAGGTGTGCAG AGAGCTGCCGATGCACAGTCGATGCTACAATCAACTCAGCATCTGTCCCGACGAATTGAAGGCGAACTTCAGCTTTTTCGAAGAAGGTTACAGACGCCTTCGGGATTTCACTTGCGACAGAAATGAGCTTAAAG GAGTGTACAAGTTGTTCGCTTGCCTTGACGAAAATTTGGTGAAGGAGTGCACGAGGAAATATTTGCTCCAAGTTTCCGAAGGACACTACCACGACTGCAG GGAAGCCTCAGTGAACTCAATGTGTGTAGATGAGACTTCCCACCAGAGCTGCCCCGTGGGATACGAAGCGTCCAGAGGATCATTCAAGAAGCTGAACTCTTCAGTGCAGATGCTACTTGGCTGTGAACGGTCATCTCAAGCCACTGTCGTTCCTCACAGCATCATCATGGCACTAGTGGTAGCCATCTTTTTCTTACGTGTACAAAGCGCGTAG